In Mesorhizobium sp. J428, the genomic window GGCCGCATCCGGTTCTGAGCCGCCTTAGTCCAGTTCGACAGGAATGCGTCCGCGTCCGTCCGCCTCGGATAGCTGGCGCGGCCTCCACTGCCGGCACATTTGAGCGCCGCGGCGCATTGGCATAACGGATCGCCGCCTCTTCGCTTTCGCCCTCGGCAAGCTTCAGCGTAAAGGCGCCGTGCTCCACATCGCCCGCACCAAGCGTCTCCACCGCGGTTACGGCAACAGCCGGGACGCTGCGCACGTCGTCTCCGTCTAACCACAAGACGCCCTTCGCGCCGTCCGTTACGCAAACCCAAGCGCCTGTGGTACGCCGCCTCGCGCAATCCCTTCGCAAGGTCGGAATGACCCACATAGTCGCGCAAACCTTGCGCAGAGAAGGCAATGTGCGAGGCGAGCATCAGCGCGCCCTCCCCGGGCGCAGTCAGTCCTTCGGCGTCCAGCACGCCCGGCACGCCGCGCTCCCTCGCCCGGCCGAGCACCGCGGCGCCGCATTGCGGCCAGCGCGTGTCCGACAGTGCAGCGTCAAATTGGCCGAGATCCGCAACCGCCAGCCACTCCGCCCCAAGGGAAATGTCCATGTCGCGATAATTGACGATCTGTCGCTCGCCCGCCGCGTCGATGAAGACCGCCGAGAAAGACGATTTCCGCCCGGCGAAGCGGCGGACCAGCGCGCGATCGACCTCGACTTCCAGCGAACACGATCATGTCCGCGACGGCATCGTCGCCCAGGCGCGCGGCAAGGCGGGCCCGACGCCGAGCCGCGAGATCGCGACGGCGGCATTGGCCGCGTTGCCGCCTGGTCATCCAGGCGTCCTTTGCCCGGTATTTTTCGGCGCGGCGCGGCATCTCGTCGAGTTGGTAGACGAAATCGATGACCGCGACGCCCGCGCACAGGATGGTCGTCATAGAAAGCCGCCAGCGTGATCGTCCGCGGTGTCGCGGACAGGGCCAGCCTATCCTCTTTGGCGCCGGCCGGCGAAGCGATTTCTGGAGCCTCCCGCTGCGGAACAAGGCCGGCGGGTTCCGCTGTCGCCCGTGCTCGGATAAGAGGCAAGGGCAAGGGGCAACCGGACATGAAACTCGTTCACATCTCCGACATCCGCATCAATGCCGACCCGATCGCGGGACAGAATTCGGTCGCCGCCTTCGAAGCCTGCCTTGCCCACGTGGAGAAGCGGCATGCCGATGCCGACGCGGTCGTGATCTCCGGGACCTCACCCATCACGGCAAGCGCGAGGCTTATCTGAAGCTCCGCGAGATCCTTGCCGCGTCTCCGATCGAGCCGATTCTTATGATCGGCAATCACGACCACCGGGAGACCTTCAAGGAGATATTCTCCGACGCGCCGGTGGACGCGGATGGCTATATCCAGCACGTCCGCGAGATCGGCGGCCATCGTCTGATCTTCCTCGACACGAACCTTGCCGGCAATCACAGCGGCCGCCTCGGGCCGAAACGCCTCGCATGGCTGTCGGCCCAGCTCGAGGAATCTCAGCGCGAGCGCAAGCCGGCGCTCGTGTTCCTGCACCATCACCCGGTGCAGATCGGCGTGCTCGCGACCGATATCCTCGCGCTGGTCCAGAAGAAGGAGTTCGCCGCGATCCTGAGCCGCCACCGCGACACGATCCGCCACGTCTTCTTTGGTCACTGCCATATGTCGCTGTCCGGCTCGATCGAGCGCGTCCCCTTTTCCGCGCCGCGTTCCACCAGCCATCCGGGCTGGCCGGAATTCGAGGGACGCCTCGCCTACGGGCATGGTCCGATCGAGCCGAGCTACAACCTCGCCTTGATCGACGACACGTCCGTCGTGATCCATACGATCGAGTATCGGCTGGACGACCGGATCGAATGGGAACCGCTCACCGGCGGAGAGGCCGGAACCGTCACGGTGCCGCCGGGACCATAACGAGGCGGGCCAGCATAGCTGCACCGTGCCTGACTAAAGGCCAGAGGGGTTCGCGACGCCTGCTCCAGCAACCATTTCCGACACGTACAGGCTCCCGCGCACCCCAGGCGCGGCGATTTCACCCTTCCACTTTCGGGCGAAAACGACTAGAGCCTGCAAAGCTATCGCCAACGATTGACCGCAAAAGGCACAGCTTGACGACGACATTCGAAAAGGTCGCGGACCTGATCGCGGAAACGACCGAGATCGATCGCGACAAGATTACGCCGGAGAGCCACACGATCGACGATCTCGGCATCGACAGCCTCGATTTCCTCGACACGGTCTTTGCGATCGACAAGGAATTCGGGATCAAGATTCCGCTCGAGAAGTGGACGCAGGACGTGAACGAAGGCCGCGTGTCGACGGAAGAATACTTCGTTCTCAAGAATCTGTGCGCGAAGATCGACGCCCTGGTGGCAGCCAAGAAGGCGGCCTGATCTCGCAAAGCTTGACGGTGCCGCATTCATTGCCGCACATGAGCGCACAATGAGCGCTCGCGACGTCGTCATCACTGGCATAGGCCTGGTTTCCTGCCTCGGCGAAGGCGCCGAGGTCCACTGGAAGGCCTTCGAGACCCCTTCCCTGCCGCCGCCGACCGATTCGGAGCGATTCGCTCCGTATACGGTGCATGCTCTCCGGAAATCGACTGGACGTCGCAGATCCCCAAGAAGGGCGACCAGCGGCAGATGGAGCTCTGGCAGCGGCTCGGCGTCTACGCGGCCGGACTGGCGCTCGACGATGCAGGCCTCAAGTCCAACGAAGCGCTGTGCACGACGATGGACATGATCGTAGCCGCCGGCAGCGGCGAACGCGACAAGGAAGTCGACGAGAACATCCTCGAGGCCACGCTAACGCGAAACGACGCAGAGGCGCTGATCAACGAGAAGCTGACCAACGATCTGAGGCCGACGCTCTTTCTCGCCCAGCTGTCGAACCTGCTCGCTGGCAACATTTCGATTGTCCACAAGATCACCGGCTCATCCCGCACTTTCATGGGAGAGGAAGGCGCCGGTGTATCGGCCTTGCAGACCGCGGTTGCCCGGCTTGCATCGGGCCAGTCGACGCACACGCTCGTCGGAGGAGCGTTCCAGACCGAGCACCCCGACAAGCTGCTCGCTTACGAATTGGGCGGATATCTTCACCGTGGCAAATGGCAGCCGCTATGGGACCGGCATGCCGAGGGCGGCGGCGTGATCACGGGCTCCGGCGGAGCATTTCTGGTGCTGGAAACGCGCGAGCATGCGCAGGCGCGCGGCGCCCGCATCTACGCAGTCGTGGACAAAGTCGCCTCGTCGCTTTCGTCCCGCGCCAAAGGAAAAGCTGGCGCAGGACATCGCGGCCATCGTGGAGGCGCTTGGCGCAGAGCCCGGCCGCCTGATCATTTCGGGCGCTTCCGGCGCCCCAGGGCCGACACGGACCGAGCGGCAGGCGCTGGCGGCCCACGTGCTGCGCGGCTTCTCCGCCTTGACCGGTCACCTCAAGGAGGCCCAGCTCCCGTTCGCCGTTGCGCTTGCGGCGCTGTCGCTCTTCAACGGCCACGCCCCCCGGAACGATGTCCGACACCGAGACCCCATATGACGTAGCGCCGGATACCGTGCTCGCCACGGCGATCGGCCATCATCGCGGGGAAGGTGCGGCCCTCCTACGAAAGGCTTGAGGACCATGAGCCGATACAAGGATCATCTCGGCCGTCCGCTCATCGCCGTTACCGGCATGGGCGTGGTCACGTCGCTTGGAGCAGGCAAGACGGAGAACTGGTCGAAGCTAACCGCGGGCGCGTCGGGAATCCATGCGATCACGCGATTTCCGGTCGATCATCTGAAGACCACGATCGCCGGCACGGTGGATTTCCTGCCCGGCAGCGACAAGGGCATGTACGCACTCACCTATGAGCTGGCGGCGACCGCCGGCCAGGAGGCGATCGCAGAGGCCGGCATCGGCTCCGACTTCGGCGGTCCGCTGTTTCTCGCCTCACCGCCGGTAGAACTCGTCTGGGCTGACCGGCTCGCAATACCGGAGCGTGAGCGAAGGCAGCGGCTACCAGCGCCTGCTCGAGGCCGCGCGGGCCGGCAACGGTGCCTCGATCTTCGACGAGGCGCTGTTCGGCACCGTCGCCGATCGCCTTGCCGTCCTGTTTGGTACGCGCGGGCTGCCCATCACCACCTCGACCGCCTGCGCGTCGGGCGCGACCGCGATCCAGCTCGGTGTCGAGGCGATCCGGCGCGGCGAGTGCGACCGGGCGTTGGCGATCGGCGCCGACGGCTCCGCAAGCGCGGAATCGATGGTCCGCTTCTCGCTCCTGTCGGCCCTATCGATGCAGAATGAGACGCCGGAGCGCGCCTCCAAGCCCTTCTCGCGCGATCGCGATGGCTTCGTGCTCGCCGAAGGCGGCGCGGCCCTAGTGCTTGAGTCGCTGGAGAGCGCCGTCGCGCGGGGCGCAACCGTGCTGGGCATCATGCGTGGATGCGGCGAGAAAGCGGACGACTTCCACCGTACGCGCTCGAAGCCCGACGGCTCGCCGGCCATCGCCGCGGTGAAGCTCGCCCTCGGCGACGCCGGCGTTTCCGAGGACGAGATCGGCTATGTGAACGCGCACGGCACATCGACGCCGGAAAACGACAAGATGGAGCACCTGTCGCTGTCGACCGTGCTCGGACCGCGGATCAGGTCGGTGCCCGTATCGTCCAACAAGTCGATGATCGGCCACACCCTCTCCGCCGCAGGCGCGATCGAGGCGGTGTTTTCGCTCATGACCATGCGCGAAGGCGTGCTTCCGCCGACGATCAATTACGACCATCCCGATCCGGCGATCGATCTCGACGTCGTGCCGAACGTCAAGCGCGAGGCTGATGTCTCGACGGTGCTGTCGAACTCGTTCGGTTTCGGCGGCCAGAACGCTTGCCTTGTCATGTCGCGCGAACCCGTCTAAGCGGCGCGGTCAAGTCCCGAACCGCCGCAGGAAACCGCACGAAGACATGCGCGCATTGCAGCTCGTCGCCGACCGCCGCATCGAGGCCGTCCACATCGCCTCGCCCTCGCCGCCCGCTCCCGGCGAGGCGACCGTCGCGATCAAGGCCGTCGCGCTCAACCATATCGACGTCTGGGGCTGGCGCGGCATGGCCTTCGCCAAGCGCAAGATGCCGCTGGTGGTCGGGGCCGAGGCGTGCGGCATTGTCGAGGCGATCGGCGAAAGCGTGACGGGCCTGGTGCCCGGCCAACTCGTCGCGATCTACGGCGCACGCACCTGCGGCCATTGCAAGGCGTGCCGCGAGAAGCGCGACAATCTTTGCGAGAACGTCGAAGGCGTGCACGGCTTCCACCTCGACGGCTTCGCACAGGAGCGCATGAACATCGCCGCGCGCCAGCTCATTCCGGCGCCTGCGGGCGTCGACGCGACAGCCGCCGCCGTGACGCCGATCACCTTCGGCACGGTCGAGCACATGTTGTTCGACAACGCGAAGCTGGAAGCCGGCGAAACCGTGCTCGTGCATGCCGGCGGTTCGGGCATCGGCACGGCCGCGATCCAGCTCGCCAAACTGGCCGGTGCAACCGTCATCACGACGGTCGGCTCCGATGCCAAGATGGAAAAGGCCAAGGCGCTCGGCGCCGACCACGTCATCAATTACCGCAAGGACAGGTTCGAGGGCGTCGTGCGCAAGCTGACCGGCAAGAAAGGCGTCGACGTCGTCTTCGAACATGTCGGCGCCGACACCTGGGCCGGCTCGATGCTGTCGATGAAGAAGGGGGGCGGCTCGTCACCTGCGGCTCGACTTCAGGCGTATCGACCACGATCAACCTGATGCAGCTCTTCCAGCAGCAGTTGCGCCTCATCGGCTCGTTCGGCTGCCGCATTGAGAACATGGCGACCGTCATGGCGAAGCTCGCCACCGGCAAGGTGCATCCCGTCATCGATTCCGAGGTGGATTTCGATCATCTCGGCGACGCGCTGGCGCGCATGGAGAGCCGCGACGTCTTCGGCAAGATCCTGCTGCGGATCGCCTG contains:
- a CDS encoding PfkB family carbohydrate kinase produces the protein MRSVPAVAVTAVETLGAGDVEHGAFTLKLAEGESEEAAIRYANAPRRSNVPAVEAAPAIRGGRTRTHSCRTGLRRLRTGCG
- a CDS encoding acyl carrier protein; this encodes MTTTFEKVADLIAETTEIDRDKITPESHTIDDLGIDSLDFLDTVFAIDKEFGIKIPLEKWTQDVNEGRVSTEEYFVLKNLCAKIDALVAAKKAA